One Rosa chinensis cultivar Old Blush chromosome 5, RchiOBHm-V2, whole genome shotgun sequence genomic region harbors:
- the LOC112163927 gene encoding uncharacterized protein LOC112163927, whose protein sequence is MAVTMKIMSVLVAALGILSFVFGILAETKKPAAGVPIIGKVMVICKYPSDPTLAYAWLSFGFLLLCSAVGWFSIFYSYKGRKAPTSVFFRSSTFFSFFTITLGTIGLSAAFLLWPIATHHHPNYNITGNQDPHSATCPTAKTGVLGGGAFLSLNSSLLWLVWFILASNAREDYFEDLDSVEKPKHVEKAEAGHTTALEDDYSSEIISQY, encoded by the exons ATGGCAGTCACCATGAAGATTATGAGTGTGCTTGTTGCAGCACTGGGTATTCTTTCGTTTGTGTTTGGTATTCTCGCTGAAACTAAGAAG CCTGCAGCTGGAGTTCCCATAATAGGGAAAGTCATGGTGATTTGCAAGTACCCATCTGATCCAACGCTTGCTTATGCGTGGCTATCCTTTGGATTTCTTCTGTTATGTTCTGCGGTTGGTTGGTTCTCTATATTTTACAGCTACAAAGGCAGAAAAGCTCCCACATCTGTTTTCTTCCGGAGCTCtaccttcttctccttcttcaccatTACCCT GGGTACAATAGGATTATCAGCTGCATTTTTGCTATGGCCTATAGCGACGCATCATCACCCAAATTATAACATTACTGGGAATCAAGACCCCCACAGCGCCACATGCCCAACTGCCAAAACTGGTGTTCTTGGCGGAGGAGCCTTCTTGTCCCTCAACTCATCGCTACTGTGGTTAGTTTGGTTCATCTTGGCTAGCAATGCAAGAGAAGACTACTTTGAAGACTTGGATAGTGTCGAAAAACCTAAACACGTTGAGAAAGCTGAAGCTGGACATACCACGGCACTTGAAGATGATTACAGCAGCGAGATTATCTCCCAGTACTAG